The Lycium barbarum isolate Lr01 chromosome 4, ASM1917538v2, whole genome shotgun sequence nucleotide sequence ACGCGCTCATAAGCGTTATGAAAGGATAGATTTAGTGAAAATTGACTCGAAGTCAGTGAAATACTGTGACGAGCTTTTGTGGAAATTGACTTGGGTCAACAACAATAGTGGGAATTGACTTGGGTCAACAACAATAATGGAAATTAAGTAATGTAGTAGAAAGTTTGTTGTTGGCCGACAAGCATTCAAAAAGTTTGGGTCAACAACAAACTTTTGAATGCTTTGGGCCAATTCGGACAAAATAGGTTTAGTTATATTCACATTTCAAAGACGGAATAATAGTGATCAATTTATCACTATATAGACGGACTAGAAGTTCCTAGCTGGTTATACATATCCAAGAAATAAGATATGGAGTATCAACAATTGCTAATACCTTTCTGCTTCTATTCACTTATTATCCTTTCTGTCCAGCAATCGCAGCTTACTGGCTTCTCATATGCTGGGCAACATGTATGTGCCCGCGATGATGCCTTTTATTTGCTTCAATTGAAGAAAGGCCTCACAATTGCTTACCGTTTCCGAGGTTGGTGTGGCAACGAGGGCCGAGCCAAGACTTTATCCTGGAATGTTACAGGAGATTGTTGCAAATGGGATGGTGTTACTTGCGATGGATTTACGGGTCACGTGATAGGCCTCGATCTTTCTTGCAGCTTTCTTCACGGAACTATTAATGCTAACAGCAGCCTCTCAAAACTTGGTCATCTCCAAAGACTCAACCTTGCCTACAACGAGTTGGTTAGCTTTCCACTTGGAAATGGTATAAGTGAACTCACGAGTTTGACACATCTCAATGTTTCATATGCTGCAATTGTTCAAACGGATGAGATCCCACCAGGATTATTCAAGTTGCCTAAGAATTTTCCTTCGTCTCTTACCTATTTGGATCTGGCAGCCAACAACTTGTCTGGTGACATAAGCGATTCTAATCTCTTTCATCTACCAAACTTGCAAGTGCTGAGATTGGGAGGGAATTCTTTTCTAACAGGCACTTTGCCAAATTTTAATTGGAGTTCCAGTGGAAGTATTTTAGAGTTGGACTTTTCTGATACTGGTATTTTTGGTAAGGTACCTGATTCAATTGGTAACCTCCATTCTCTTTGGTATCTTAACCTCTCTAATTGCCATCTCTCTGGCTCAATTCCAGAATCCATTGGCAACCTCACTGCAATTAGAGAGTTGAAACTTTCATATAACAACTTCACTGGTAATGTTCCCTCAACTATCACAAAATTAAACAAGCTCATTTCTTTAGATCTCTCTTCCAACCATTTTGGAGGCTCAATTCCAGAATCCATTGGCAACCTTACTGCAATTAGAGAGTTGAAACTTTCAAATAACAGCTTCACTGGTAATGTTCCCTCAACTATCTCAAAATTAAACAAGCTCATTTATTTAGATATCTCTTCCAACCATTTTGGAGGCTCAATTCCAGAATCCATTGGTAATTTCACTAGAATTACAAGTTTGGATCTTTCAGTTAACAGCTTCAGCGGAAATGTTCCCTCAACTGTAGGAAAGCTGAACAAACTTAGCTACTTAGGCCTCTCTTTCAATAATTTTGAAGGCTCGATTCCAGACATCTTTGCCAACCTTTCAGAGCtatcttctttatattttgaaactAACAATTTCACTGGCTTATTCCCCTATTCAATTGCAACCTTGACTCGCCTTGAAGTATTATACTTGTACAACAATTTACTAACTGGTACACTTCCCTCTAATATAAGTGGGCTTCAAGAGCTACAAACACTTGATTTGTCCTTCAATTATTTCACTGGCACGGCACCCCCTTGGTTATTCAATCTTCCATTGCTGTCGGATTTACATGTTCAAGCCAATCAATTAACCAAATTGCCAAATGAGATCAAGAGCGATCACTTAAAGCACTATGAAATTGATCTTTCGCACAACAAGTTGCACGGTAAAATCCCTGATTGGATGCATTCCACGACCTTGTTCAGCCTAGATCTCTCTCATAACTTCCTCACAGGCTTTGAAAAACAAGTATGGTCCTCAATGGATTTGTTGTTCTACCTTAATTTGGAGAACAATTCTCTTCAAGGGTCTTTGCTTCCGTCCATTTGTGACATGACTAACCTTCGAATCCTCAATTTGGCTCATAACAATTTCAGTGGTTCAATCCCAAGATGTTTGGGTAGTAGTTCCCTTGGTATTTTAGACTTACAAATGAACAATTTTCATGGAGAGATACCAAGATTCTTGCCAACAGGGTTACAATACCTTAGTTTACATGGCAATCAACTGGGGGGACAAGTTCCACGATCCTTGGTTAACTGTACCTACTTGGAAGCTCTTGATTTGGGGAATAACAAGATAAATGACACGTTCCCCATCTGGCTGGAGAAACTTCCAAACCTACAAATTATGATTCTGAAATCCAATCTCTTTCACGGTCCAATTGGTGAATTGGTGTCCGAGTTTCCATTTCCTGAGTTACGAATCTTTGACCTTTCCTTCAATGGGTTCGCTGGAACTTTTCCATctaattttttcaaaatatttagaGGTATGATGGATGTGGATGAAGAAAAAACAGGAATTACTCAACGAAGTGATAGCGCAGCAAGTAAAAGGGAACACACATTTTACCTTTACCATGTTAGCTTGGTGATAAAAGGTAATGTGTTTGATCTGAGAATCACGTCACTAATGACAAGTATTGATTTATCAAGCAATAGGTTTGAAGGAGATATTCCAAATTCCCTTGGAAGTCTGAACTCACTTGTGTTACTCAACCTATCTCATAACAACTTCCGTGGTTATCTTCCTACAGAAATTGCAGAGTTGCACGAGCTCGAAGCATTAGACCTCTCATGGAACAGACTCATTGGAGAAATCCCTGGTCAATTGTCGAGTCTGACATTTCTTGAGGTCTTAAACCTTTCATACAATCATCTTGTTGGGCGCATTCCGCTTGGGAAACagttcaattcatttccaattgATTCATATTGTGGAAATCCTGATTTATGTGGATTTCCACTATCAAAGGAATGTGGAACAAATAATGTGTCAGATGAGGCACCACTTGAACAAGATGATGATGATTCAAGTATTGCTAGCGGGTTCACATGGCAAGCTGTCGTAATAGGGTATGGTTGCGGTATTCCTTTTGGATTGTTCATGGGAAGCCTCATGTTCATACTTGGAAAACCAAAATGGTTTGTGAACTTCGCGGAAGATATTGCTCAACAAATTGCTGAAGAAATTGCTGCTAGGAAGCGAAGAAGGCAAAGGAAGAGACATCAAAGACGTTGAGACACGGTTTAAGAATGACGTAGCAACATACCAGGTATTGATTAAAACTTTTGGTTTTGAATCAGGAACAATAGTACTTCTGTAGCTGTTTTTATTAATAGTTTAAGAACTGTCCACATATTTTGGATCCCTTTTTTCTTTAAAATGGTGGCTGCTTGGTTTATTAGATTACAgtgtgtcaattttttttttcccctaAGGACCTAAGTATTAAAAAACTCAGGAAAGTCATTAATAGTCTAAAAGGACATAAACCATCTACATTTCTAATATCCTATCTAATCTCTATTCTCATTCTCGTCTCTGCAGATGTTGTTGAGGTTGCTGGAGAGTTGAACAGGTTTACATACTAGTTACATTATTTACAAGTTAGTATTAAtattgaggattcatatagccgatcCTGACTAGCTTGGGATTGAGGCGTAATTGTTATTGTATTAATAAGTTGGTGTTGATGTTCTGGCAAATGGCAATGTATGCATTTGTTTCTTCACTTTATATGCCTGTGGTGATTTCTATAGTTTTATGAAAATAAAGAAATAAGTTTTCGACATTGCATCGTTTAAAGGATAGAGACTTCAATTCACATCCCCTTTAAGAGTTAATTACAAGAATGGTCATCTATCATCCTTGCATTAAAATCAACTAAATTTTGTCACAATAAAATCACTTAACTATTGCTCCACTAGTTTTCCTGTTTGGCAAGCCATAGCATTAAAAATACCAAGTCGTGTTGCCACGTCAGCATTAATAACAAATTTTTACCTAAATAAAAGGCCCATTTTTTGTCATACTACTAGACTTGAATTTGAAGTTTCTAATCAATATCATCAAATGGCTGTTTTGTCGACCTTAATAAACAATTCTGAAAGAAATTAATTTTGTAATTCAAACAAAACATATCCAAAGTTAGACAATACAATTGAAGAATATATCCAAAGACATTGTCCAAATTAATGCAACAAAACGAGAAATTTCAAAACTCGTTAcaatattggtgattcctatatatttattttaaggagtcgtcacctaattattttattggtgaattaggacacctaaatattaactaaggcaaagttaaactagacctccgttaatggtctacttaattagtgtgattctaggtaagggttcttgattATCCTAAAAGAAAAGAGTTtgacatcctttagaatccattaattatggttaccgaccagacttaggttaatattggaaatataataaataatattttataagtAATTTTAAGAAAGATGTCTCATAAAATGCATATACGTAATTAAAATAAAGAAACCTTGCAAATAAACAGTATAATGCGTTTCTAAACTTGCATAAGGAAATAATTATCTTCAAAAGGCCAAAAATCATAAATCATACATCTTAATaccattttttattttaataaatataATTCCTCCACAACTTGCGTGAATTTTAAATAAGGAATTGCATATAAATAATAGTTTTTAAAAGAAGATTTAGCAAGTTTGAAGCTTGGATAAAATTATGGTATGTGAATATGGCGATGCAAACAAACTCCAGATTTATTTTATAAATATGATGCAAAAGGACGTGagctttctttctcctttttattattttttattaactatattcggccaaaaaaaaatatgcataattggataaattttgaaaaattgtttataaaatatactcaGAGTTCATATTCGagtattagtgacgttttaaaATTTCTAAGGTAGTAAGAATAAACATGATTcccttaactcaaaatatgtattcacgctattgaaaatcaattgttctagtaaaaataaatgttatagatactataataaaaaaaaatgaaaactatgGAATTAACTGTTggttcctcctttaaattaactacccattatgcTAAAACTTACCCCAGTAATtccgctaaggttcatctaagctaagaaaacaaaacaaagtaaagtGTTGGTcatataatacaaattaaatgcacaaaataaagtAGAGGAGCAAAtataattaaatgggctcagcccattttttaggGCTGCTGCGATCTGTCTGcaattgggcttcggcccagaattcTTTTTTTACACGGCTGATAGTGGTGACTTAAGAGGGAAATAAAGCCCACcaccgaatgcggaggaagacgagtccctcggactcgtacgcgatggtcatgcataaaaacgaaagaaaaggattagtacgtaATCAATAAATAAGACTAAACATATACGATGTAAATTCAAAAGAAGGAACAGATTGGTGACTCATATATGTACTATGTGTATCTGAGTATATTCcatatatacacattcataaggaggcttagagggttaatattggaaagcttttgcccccgtcttcccgatgttgcacaagttccaagggatttccaaGAATCCCAGGCATgactaacaccggggagggttcaagcttaatccataatgaccaactaatctcccTATTAATGTATTTTCATGAACATACTTCAAGAATACATAGCTATACAATCCTCACTGCCTTAACAAAATTAAACACTTATAGGAACATGGATCTTTAAATCAGCTTATGTAAgattctaatgtcatattataacatgtcaaacaaaataaaactCTATACGTGATCTGAGAATTCTTAACAGAGGCATTGGCAGGCAGAAAAGGAGAACCACATAAGATTCTTAAGAAACACTGATTTTAAAATGTGTCTAAAGCATCCTAAGATCATTGTTTTGAAGCTAGTCCTAAGTtacatattaaaataaaaaaaataaaataaataaataaaccgATCTGTTTCTGTGTATAACTTCAAGAGCAACTCTGGACATTTGGGATTTGAGAAATTTCCAAGTTACGCAAAGGAAGGAAGGGTGAGGCATAAGTATCAAGAATCAAATGACAACCAAAACAGAGAAGGCATCATCCCCAATTTAAGCAGAACCAagcaattagtagaaaataaaaaaaagttcaGAAACTCAGCATACTTTCCTGAAAACCAGTCTTATTTACTGCTAGATAATACTCAAAACATAAACAGTTTAAACATACAATCTGGAAGAACCACATAACCTTAAACTCAACCAAGATGACACAACACTCAGCTACAGGGAAATGTTCAAATACAGCTTAAGCCAAATGACTGCTAAATTCTAAAGAGGACGGGAAAACTTGTAAATGTTAGCTATATCTTAAGACTTGAACTCAGGAATTCTATAAGGGAATGCATATTTAGATTGATACCTAATTAAGCTCTCAACACACTAGGGTTCATTCACTCAAGTTTGAatgagcagttttttttttttttttagattttgaACGACATGTACAGTCACTCTATGATGCAACAAGCAACAGGAATAGGTAAAAAAATTACAGATCACAGTCTAGGCTTTCTGAAATAGTACAGAGCTTCCAATTAGATAGTGATCACACGACAAATCATATAGCAGTATACAACAGGTATACGAAACCTATTAGCATTCTAGTCTTTGCAAATGAGAGTACCAGTTGAAAACAGAATCCATTCAAAGTAAACAAAATCCATATAAACTAACTTCTTGACATTTTAGACTTTGATTAAGAGTTAAACATGTGGAGTGATAGCCTAGGATCAGATTATCCAAATTGCAGGGAAACTAGCATACACAAATTCAAATAGGCAGGGATATAAACTAACCATAATCAGGTAAGTCTAGAAAACATGTGTATCCTATTTCATACTTCATTTCATATTTCTAACAGAGAACTTAAGTAATCTAAACACAGTTAGCTGAACCACGAAGCAGTTAACACACATAAACATGGATGTCAAGCCACATGAATTGAACTATCATGAGTTCGATTGAAGAACACACTgattttaagcacaaaatcatCTTAACCGAGAGCTAGCAGATGGCTAAACTAATCTAAACAGGCCAAAAGATTTATCCCATATAATAAGGCTATCAAAACAACATAAGCACATTCTGAACCTATCTAGGATAAACTGTAAACAAGACTCAATACTAATCAACTAAACTAAAGTAAACCAAACTAATCTAAGCAGAACTAGAATAACATTTATTAACATTATCAAACTACTTAACTAACAAACATGCAAAGCACATAAAACACATAACACAAACCGAAAACACTTAATTCactgataaataaataaaagggatgtttactgaccttcttcgggtgcagcgaacagggtgcGGGGGGTCTTGATATATACTTGCACACTACCGAATCTGAGCTTGCATGCACTCGGATTCGAAGCAATACCAGGGCAAAAGAAAACAGAAaatgatttagtatttttttagaatcgatatcaagaaatattgtaACTACTGAAACTAATATCTTCTAGGGGAAATTTGGGCGGCTCCATACTTCTTTTCAATGACTCAAGAAAAGGATTATTTATAGGGAAACATCTAGGGTTCAAAACTGGGCGGGATTTAAGGTTCAAACGTTCGGATTTTTTGTGGTCTTTCACCCACCCGACCAGAAAGGAGAGAAGAGACAAAAACCATTAAAATTTTGTACCCGAAAATGAAAAAGAACTGATAAGAAAAAGATTTTAATTTCACAAACGAACGAAATCCGTTAAAATGTTTCAGATCCAAAACAGAAAAGGAAGAAGACGACGACTTACAAATGGTTGAACACTGACGGGGAAAGGACGAGCATTAATTGCCTTTCCCCGAAATGTCCATGCACGGCCTGGGAGATCGAAAGAGCTCTGTGATTTTGTTGTTCGCGTtgttgaagagagagagaggagaagggGAAAAGGACGAGGAGGGTGCGGAAACGAACAAGCTTTGCACAGAAATGGGAATGGTCAACTCTGTCCACGGCTAAAGGGAGGTGGAGTGTAGCCAAAAATGGTGGAAGggcgggggaggggggggggggggtggtgcgCGGCGGATCTGAGGAGAAAGGAACCCCAGTGGTTTCATTATTTGAAACGAACGGGTCAGGTCAAGTGTATTTTAACGGGTGTGGACTAATTGATTTGGGCTGGGTATTGTCGGGTAGCGAGTTGGTCTCGTAGGATTGAATTAatgaattaaaaatatgggcTGGGTCATTGATGGACTGGTCCGAAAATAATGTGGATTGATTGGACTCGGGTTTGGACTAATATTAGctgaatgaaagaataatttgggcttctaaatttaaataaaaggcttattttaattaactatatactaacatgtgctaaaatattatttactataaaatatatttattattatataaaattatacgacgtcgtaatagccgtgcgataatattttaaatttttacagtaagtaaatgctattgcTTAATTGCGTAAAATAAATGCGAGGCGTGCGTGCATAAGAcggtaaataaaaaaaaatgttaaaagcGGTTGTAATGCAAAAATCATAATAATggtaaatataataataataataataataataataataatagtaataataataataataatagtaataataatgagAAAAACGATGGTATTAATTAAATTGTGGTAAAGTATAAACCATTACTCTTAAATTATCGCAAACAAATATTTGGAAGAAAAACGGGACAAAATTGTGTGTCAACAATATCAAAGAATTGTTACTGTACTAATATTTTCTGCCATTTAGTTGCatggttttcccttcaaatgggctggtctttaatttttgcagtTCAAATgtgctggtatttaatttttgtccttcaaaatcgaatTTGTGACGGACATAAATTCTTTAAAAGTGCTGTGCAAAAATAGGAATAACTTGTGTGATATTATAATGTGAAAATCTGAATTTATGTcttgcgatttttattttttttacattggGAGACAAAATTAAAGACAGCACAAAACagggccaaaagtgcaaatgacccattttCGGCCTAAATACCATGATAGTCAGTTGGAATTGCTTGTTATAATTGGTAAGCCCATTAGGCGAACGCACGACGGCCCAAACCCAAACCCTGCTGCTAGAAACatctttttttttgtgcggattgccttcatttggggtggtctttaatttttgccttcaaattagtagtctttaagttttgcccttcgcctaataccctaaAATTGTATCCATTTCGTTAGGAAATTATACAGTACGTATATTGAAAATTTGGCTTAAAACAGAATGTTTGATTTATTAATATTTGTTTAACCCACTTGAACAAAGTTGTTTCTGTAGCGAGATGGTAAGCGGGTTCAAAAGTCACCTCGAAGTTCAAGTGTTCGAGCATGTCTCTCTCTCTGCGTTTCTGTATATTTTGTTGGTTATTTCTAATTTGCACGCAAGGGTCCTCCTTTCTGCTTCTCTCTCTTTTCTGACCTAAGtgatttatttctttcttttgtaGGTTTGGTtcttttttagtttattttatgaTGGAATTGTATATTTCGGTTGATTTTAGTCTGTTGCTATTTTACTTTAGTATTTTGTCCTCCTATCAGTTTAATTAAAATATGCATGTGTAATTTAGGACAACTATTTACATTTTCTTAATTTTGTGAATCACAACTTTTTCATTTATAAACAAGATAGATTTTAGATAGGTAAGTTTCTTAGAGTTTAATTAGATTTTAAATTTGACAAAAATATTCTTCTAAAGTTTAAAAGGTTGTTTATTTTTGTTGAAGTAAAACTTATAAAATTAAATAGATAAAATACAATTATTTACATTAATGTAAATAGAGTTTTAGttgaaaaaaaataagtttttgctggctttctaaaaaaaaaaaatcctaaggtcattcgatttttttttattttttttttatcgttTTTCTTAGGAAAGACATCTTTGTCCACGCCAAAGAGTGCCAACTTTAAAATGGCTTCATGCTGAGTCGAGTaataaaaataaggaaaaaaataattttacttgTCTTGCTCAACATCATTCGTACTGTTGTCTATTGTCTTTTTCAATTGAACCCACTTGTACAAATTTCTGGATCCGCTACCGCAACTAagtttaaagattttttttccCGGTCCCCACCCCCCGCCCCCCACTCACTTTCGAGCAATTTAAGCCTTTCCACAGTTAATCGTAATGTCGACTCCAGAAATGACTTCTTACAAACTAAAGTGGTCTACATTTTTTTGTAAATTCTTATAAGGATATGATTAGGTTTTAGGACTGATTTCCATTTTCGTAAGCACTGCGTCCCCTTATCAAACAAATATCAGATAGAATAAAAGAATATTCCTTCCACACATTTTGTGGATTTCCCCTTTTTGGCATTAAAACAATAAAAATGACATAAATCTCAAATAAGGAAATCGGCTATGTAAGCTCAACTTGTGTCTTCATCACACCGAATAAAAGTAAAAAGAATgttataataatgataatgatgatgatagagGTTATCCAACGAGACTAAAACATATCTCAACCAGTATGTATTGCATATACACATGTTTTCTCCTGCAACTTATCTTTAGCTAAATCTGTATTAATTTCAAGAAATTGCAAGTCTTTTGAGAAAACTTCACTGTATGTCAAAACTTCATTGTGTGTCATTTTAGGTCTATCTCATCCCATTTTCTAACACTTTCAACCACCATATTTTTCACATCTATGAAGCGGTTCTATTCGTCAATGCAAGACATAACCAAATTATTTCAAACGACCTCCTCTCATTTTGTCCTTAACGTATGCTACTTGCACCTTTTGACGAATTTGTGGACATATTTAATTTTATCTGTTCTTGTATGGCCACACATCTATCTTAGCATTCATATCTACAATACTTATCTTGTGGATATGTTGTATTTGAACGGCCCAACATTTGTTACCACCTAATGTCTCCAATCTTAATTATAATTGTTCTGTAAAATTTACCTTTGACTTTGTTAGACATTTTTCTATCACATAACATTCTTGTCGCACTTCTACATTTCAACTATCCAATTTTAATTATATGTGAGTAACATCTTCATCTATATTAATTCCATTCCCTTGAAACAACTAGCTAGATATTTAAATGGCCTATATTGTATGAGCGCAATTCCGGCTAGTCTTATCTCAACTTCTCTCTTCTCATACTTACTAAATTTGCGGTGCATATATTTAGAGTCACTTCTCACCACGAAAAATTGGATTATCAGTGACAAATAATTTCGTCACTTATAAATCATATTTCGTCACCAAAATTCTTGTGTGACGAAAAAAAAATTCGTCAATCATTTGTCCCTAAAAGTGGGTCGCTAAAACTATACAAAGACAACTTATTGTTTCGTCACTAAATAAAGTTTATTAACCACGA carries:
- the LOC132635196 gene encoding receptor-like protein 53; amino-acid sequence: MEYQQLLIPFCFYSLIILSVQQSQLTGFSYAGQHVCARDDAFYLLQLKKGLTIAYRFRGWCGNEGRAKTLSWNVTGDCCKWDGVTCDGFTGHVIGLDLSCSFLHGTINANSSLSKLGHLQRLNLAYNELVSFPLGNGISELTSLTHLNVSYAAIVQTDEIPPGLFKLPKNFPSSLTYLDLAANNLSGDISDSNLFHLPNLQVLRLGGNSFLTGTLPNFNWSSSGSILELDFSDTGIFGKVPDSIGNLHSLWYLNLSNCHLSGSIPESIGNLTAIRELKLSYNNFTGNVPSTITKLNKLISLDLSSNHFGGSIPESIGNLTAIRELKLSNNSFTGNVPSTISKLNKLIYLDISSNHFGGSIPESIGNFTRITSLDLSVNSFSGNVPSTVGKLNKLSYLGLSFNNFEGSIPDIFANLSELSSLYFETNNFTGLFPYSIATLTRLEVLYLYNNLLTGTLPSNISGLQELQTLDLSFNYFTGTAPPWLFNLPLLSDLHVQANQLTKLPNEIKSDHLKHYEIDLSHNKLHGKIPDWMHSTTLFSLDLSHNFLTGFEKQVWSSMDLLFYLNLENNSLQGSLLPSICDMTNLRILNLAHNNFSGSIPRCLGSSSLGILDLQMNNFHGEIPRFLPTGLQYLSLHGNQLGGQVPRSLVNCTYLEALDLGNNKINDTFPIWLEKLPNLQIMILKSNLFHGPIGELVSEFPFPELRIFDLSFNGFAGTFPSNFFKIFRGMMDVDEEKTGITQRSDSAASKREHTFYLYHVSLVIKGNVFDLRITSLMTSIDLSSNRFEGDIPNSLGSLNSLVLLNLSHNNFRGYLPTEIAELHELEALDLSWNRLIGEIPGQLSSLTFLEVLNLSYNHLVGRIPLGKQFNSFPIDSYCGNPDLCGFPLSKECGTNNVSDEAPLEQDDDDSSIASGFTWQAVVIGYGCGIPFGLFMGSLMFILGKPKWFVNFAEDIAQQIAEEIAARKRRRQRKRHQRR